AGATGCGGGCGGCTTGGGAGAGACTGTGGGTGACGATTACGATTGTGTAACTGGCCTTCAGAGTGTCCAATAGCTCCTCGATGCGGTAGGTGGCGGTTGGATCGAGGGAGGCGGTTGGTTCGTCCATTAAAATAACATCGGGTTCAACTGCTAAGACTCTAGCGATGCACAATCGCTGCTGCTGGCCGCCGGAAAGGGCTAGGGCGGATTGCCACAACTTATCCTTGACCTCTTCCCATAAAAACGCTTGAGACAACGCTTGACGGACAATTTCATCGAGCTGCTCACGATTTTTCACCCCATGAATTCGCGGACCGAATGCGACGTTTTCGTAAATTGACTTCGGGAATGGGTTTGGACGCTGAAAAACCATCCCCACTTTTCGCCTAAGCGCAACCACATCGATATTTGGCGAGTTGATTTCAGCGTTATCCAGAAATAGATTCCCCTCCATCCTTGTGTCAGGAATGAGGTCGTTCATACGGTTGATGCAACGTAAAAAAGTACTCTTTCCACAGCCGGAAGGCCCTATGAGCGCAGTTATGTTATTAGCAATAACTGACATATTAATGTGCTTCAGCGCTTGAAAATCGCCGTAATAAAAACTCAAATCCTCCGCAAGCACACGCGCGTTTGGGGGTGAAATCACGTGAGCAGCTTCTACCATTGCTGCTTCCTCCTATAATAAGAACGAATTATCAAAGCCGAAGCATTAAAGGCTAATACGATTGTAACCAGTACAACCGCAGTTCGCCACTTGAGATCATCGGGCGCGCCTGGGAGGAACAACGC
Above is a window of bacterium DNA encoding:
- the pstB gene encoding phosphate ABC transporter ATP-binding protein PstB translates to MVEAAHVISPPNARVLAEDLSFYYGDFQALKHINMSVIANNITALIGPSGCGKSTFLRCINRMNDLIPDTRMEGNLFLDNAEINSPNIDVVALRRKVGMVFQRPNPFPKSIYENVAFGPRIHGVKNREQLDEIVRQALSQAFLWEEVKDKLWQSALALSGGQQQRLCIARVLAVEPDVILMDEPTASLDPTATYRIEELLDTLKASYTIVIVTHSLSQAARISDYTAFFMIGEVMEYEETAKLFQTPTHPQTENYIRG